In Gemmatimonadota bacterium, a single genomic region encodes these proteins:
- the nusG gene encoding transcription termination/antitermination factor NusG, with product MEHRWYAIQTTAGHENKVKSLIQRKIEQDPRAAEERLIRQALVPTQQVVEIKNGKKVTVERKLYPGYVLVEMLWNQETSHIINGIQGVIKFVQHGLGGATKEPMHLRQDEVKRLLGIADEVEEAAPREEIPFLVGQAVAITEGPFTDFSGTVEEVMPDKGKVRVMVSLFGRPTSVELDYLQLKAY from the coding sequence GTGGAGCACCGCTGGTACGCCATCCAGACCACAGCCGGGCACGAGAACAAGGTCAAGTCGCTCATCCAGCGGAAGATCGAGCAGGATCCCCGCGCCGCGGAGGAGCGTCTGATTCGTCAGGCCCTCGTCCCGACGCAGCAGGTCGTGGAAATCAAGAACGGCAAGAAGGTCACCGTCGAGCGCAAGCTGTACCCCGGCTACGTGCTCGTCGAAATGCTGTGGAACCAGGAAACATCGCACATCATCAACGGTATCCAGGGCGTCATCAAGTTCGTGCAGCACGGACTGGGCGGCGCGACCAAGGAGCCGATGCACCTGCGGCAGGACGAAGTGAAGCGCCTGCTCGGGATCGCGGATGAGGTGGAGGAAGCCGCACCGCGCGAGGAGATCCCGTTCCTCGTCGGACAGGCGGTCGCCATCACCGAAGGGCCCTTCACCGACTTCAGCGGGACGGTCGAGGAAGTGATGCCCGACAAGGGGAAGGTCCGCGTGATGGTGTCGCTGTTCGGGCGCCCCACGTCGGTGGAACTCGATTACTTGCAGCTGAAGGCATACTGA
- a CDS encoding glycosyltransferase translates to MTRRVILGLPEWNLNGVCIFAANLVRALNARGQDARLFITEEGSPLVDYPRVGAPPPADIPVDRLRLTAYDRWSDAWIGVERYLEEQAPCVYIPNHDFRASCVTPRLSERVTVIGMIHADNALEYEHVGRLARHWDAVVAVNPSIRRRAAMEMPWLASRLAAIPIGVPLPARVAERTPSDVLRLVYHGELRAHQKRVLDLVGMLDLLVARGVRAQLTLVGDGPARADIEARGKSLIAAGHLVLRGALPHAETLAELERHDVYVLASEFEGTPNAMLEAMARGCVPVVSDLETLASVVAHDDNGLRFPPGDVDAFATAVASLAAAPARRAAMAVRAAATVRDGTWALHAMVSAWIALFERVEQAKAASPRRPRARMSPPAPTMGGVSILPGRFDGSARLANRVPMWPDPLPPAERQPTRAPHTAPLADHRIVFAATSGRISGVDIFAVHLVRALAARGFNAEILVTRPDEPVPDPLPFPADVAVRRLTVTPRTSWRARWRLLVNDLERDGAPVLYVPNYDWRHSGISPTLASTVKIVGIVHSDDPQHYEHALRLGEAWNGIVAVSDAIAHEMQALAPRFTPRLETIPYGVPVPPSAVPRSRQGGEPLRIVYAGRLARYQKRALDLVGIADALVARNIPFELTVAGGGPDQGDFLGAAARHLVEGRMRFVGGLPNEMVQELLTRADAFLLPSAFEGLPVALLEAMACGAVPVVSDIRSGVRQVVRDGENGYVVAPGEVQGFADRLAELARDPALVSRMSYAAHRAVHDGPFTIDAMCEHYLAFFDRVAREPFARPVGAARHPGDITGLRAWLPPELPTPVQVSARLRQLARGAVGAR, encoded by the coding sequence GTGACCCGGCGCGTCATCCTTGGCCTGCCCGAATGGAACCTCAACGGCGTCTGCATCTTTGCCGCCAACCTCGTGCGTGCGCTCAACGCGCGCGGACAGGACGCCCGACTCTTCATCACCGAAGAAGGATCGCCGCTCGTCGACTATCCGCGGGTGGGCGCGCCGCCGCCAGCCGACATCCCAGTCGACCGACTGCGCCTGACAGCGTACGACCGCTGGAGCGATGCCTGGATCGGGGTCGAGCGCTACCTCGAGGAGCAGGCCCCGTGCGTCTACATCCCTAACCACGACTTCCGCGCATCCTGTGTCACGCCGCGCCTGTCGGAGCGCGTCACCGTCATCGGGATGATCCACGCGGACAACGCCCTGGAGTACGAACACGTCGGCAGGCTGGCACGCCATTGGGATGCGGTCGTCGCCGTCAATCCGTCCATCCGGCGTCGCGCCGCGATGGAGATGCCCTGGCTCGCCTCCCGACTCGCCGCGATCCCCATCGGTGTCCCGCTCCCTGCGCGCGTGGCCGAGCGCACGCCATCCGACGTCTTGCGGCTGGTGTATCACGGCGAGCTGCGCGCGCACCAGAAGCGGGTGCTCGATCTGGTGGGGATGCTCGACCTGCTGGTCGCGCGCGGCGTGCGCGCGCAGCTCACGCTCGTTGGAGACGGCCCGGCGCGCGCCGACATCGAGGCGCGCGGGAAGTCGCTGATCGCCGCCGGGCACCTGGTCCTCCGCGGCGCCCTGCCGCACGCGGAAACGCTGGCCGAACTCGAGCGGCACGACGTGTACGTGCTCGCCTCCGAGTTCGAGGGGACGCCTAACGCCATGCTCGAGGCGATGGCGCGTGGCTGCGTCCCGGTCGTCTCCGACCTCGAGACGCTGGCGAGCGTAGTCGCTCACGACGACAACGGGCTGCGCTTCCCGCCGGGTGACGTCGACGCCTTCGCCACCGCGGTCGCTTCGCTCGCCGCCGCCCCCGCGCGCCGAGCGGCCATGGCGGTGCGCGCCGCGGCGACGGTGCGCGATGGAACGTGGGCGCTCCACGCCATGGTCTCGGCGTGGATCGCGCTCTTCGAGCGCGTCGAACAGGCCAAGGCGGCATCACCTCGCCGTCCGCGCGCGCGCATGAGTCCTCCCGCACCGACGATGGGTGGCGTCTCCATCCTCCCGGGGCGATTCGACGGCTCCGCACGCCTGGCCAATCGCGTCCCGATGTGGCCCGATCCGCTCCCTCCCGCCGAGCGTCAGCCCACACGTGCGCCGCATACGGCGCCGCTGGCTGACCACCGCATCGTCTTCGCCGCTACGTCGGGACGCATCAGTGGCGTCGACATCTTCGCCGTGCACCTCGTGCGCGCCCTCGCGGCGCGCGGGTTCAACGCCGAGATTCTCGTCACCCGCCCCGACGAGCCGGTACCGGATCCCCTCCCGTTTCCCGCCGACGTTGCCGTGCGGCGCCTAACGGTGACCCCTCGCACGTCGTGGCGCGCGCGCTGGCGCTTGCTCGTCAACGACCTCGAGCGCGACGGCGCGCCCGTGCTGTACGTCCCCAACTACGACTGGCGACACTCCGGCATCTCGCCCACGCTGGCCAGCACGGTCAAGATCGTCGGCATCGTGCACAGCGATGATCCGCAGCACTACGAACACGCGCTGCGCCTCGGTGAGGCGTGGAACGGAATCGTCGCCGTCAGCGACGCCATCGCGCACGAGATGCAGGCGCTGGCGCCACGCTTCACGCCGCGCCTCGAGACGATCCCGTACGGCGTCCCGGTGCCGCCGAGCGCGGTGCCGCGAAGCCGGCAGGGCGGGGAGCCGCTGCGCATCGTCTACGCCGGTCGCCTCGCGCGATACCAGAAGCGTGCGCTCGACCTGGTCGGTATCGCCGACGCGCTCGTCGCGCGCAACATCCCGTTTGAGCTCACCGTGGCCGGTGGTGGGCCCGACCAGGGCGACTTCCTTGGCGCGGCAGCCCGTCACCTGGTCGAGGGGCGGATGCGCTTCGTGGGCGGATTGCCGAACGAAATGGTGCAGGAGCTGCTCACGCGTGCCGACGCGTTCCTCTTGCCGTCGGCGTTCGAGGGGCTCCCAGTCGCCCTCCTCGAGGCCATGGCGTGCGGCGCGGTCCCCGTCGTCTCCGACATCCGCAGCGGGGTGCGGCAAGTGGTGCGGGACGGCGAGAACGGCTACGTCGTTGCGCCTGGCGAGGTGCAGGGTTTCGCCGATCGGCTCGCCGAACTTGCACGCGATCCCGCGCTCGTGTCGCGCATGTCGTATGCGGCCCATCGCGCCGTGCACGACGGCCCGTTCACGATCGACGCGATGTGCGAGCACTACCTCGCCTTCTTCGACCGCGTGGCGCGCGAACCATTCGCCCGTCCCGTGGGAGCGGCGCGACATCCGGGGGACATCACCGGCCTTCGCGCGTGGCTCCCGCCGGAGCTACCCACCCCGGTGCAGGTCTCGGCGCGTCTGCGCCAGCTCGCGCGCGGCGCCGTCGGCGCTCGCTGA
- a CDS encoding UbiA family prenyltransferase yields MRSALRMNQWWSGKIPPALAAAYLAACVNAGPLDVTAMARNLALFLVSSLGIGGIGYLLTDAFDVEEDRRIGKQNGWSALSPLARLVVSTCLLAAAALPWRWLPNARLGASLVVLEMLLFLLYAVPPIRLKERGVAGIVTDAVYAHVLPVAVAWTVFAGPPDTRGDEVLIALFLLWMLAMGMRHLARHQHDDLDRDRMAGIRTFAAGRGRDGTMRWIVRRLLPVEMVAALSALAWALPVAPLLLAGFVVHAFWELYVVRERWIAPLPPWRVMSDTERHDLLAQRVLSGFVERWLAPLALLSLVVHDARALWLVPLHLLVAGAPLRTWWHDVQSLPRFTKNPA; encoded by the coding sequence ATGCGTAGCGCCCTCCGCATGAATCAGTGGTGGAGCGGGAAGATCCCGCCGGCGCTCGCGGCGGCGTACCTCGCGGCGTGCGTCAATGCGGGACCGCTCGATGTCACCGCGATGGCGCGGAACCTCGCGCTCTTCCTCGTGTCATCGCTCGGCATCGGGGGGATCGGGTACCTGCTCACCGACGCGTTCGACGTCGAGGAAGACCGGCGCATCGGAAAGCAGAACGGATGGTCGGCGTTGTCACCGCTGGCGCGACTTGTGGTGAGCACGTGCCTCCTGGCCGCCGCTGCGCTCCCGTGGCGCTGGCTGCCTAACGCACGGCTCGGGGCGTCGCTCGTGGTCCTCGAGATGCTGCTCTTCCTGCTCTATGCGGTGCCACCCATCCGGCTCAAGGAGCGCGGAGTGGCCGGCATCGTGACGGATGCGGTGTATGCGCACGTGCTCCCGGTCGCGGTGGCGTGGACCGTGTTTGCTGGCCCCCCCGACACACGCGGCGACGAGGTGCTCATCGCCTTGTTCCTGCTCTGGATGCTCGCCATGGGGATGCGCCACCTGGCGCGACACCAGCACGACGACCTCGATCGCGATCGCATGGCCGGCATCAGGACGTTCGCCGCCGGGCGTGGGCGCGACGGCACGATGCGGTGGATCGTGCGGCGCCTCCTCCCCGTCGAGATGGTCGCCGCGCTGTCGGCGCTCGCCTGGGCCCTCCCCGTAGCCCCGTTGCTTCTGGCGGGGTTCGTGGTGCACGCGTTCTGGGAACTGTACGTGGTGCGGGAACGCTGGATCGCGCCGCTCCCCCCGTGGCGGGTGATGAGCGACACCGAACGGCACGACCTGCTGGCGCAGCGGGTCCTGTCGGGGTTCGTCGAGCGATGGCTGGCACCGCTCGCGCTCCTGTCGCTCGTGGTGCATGACGCACGGGCGCTCTGGCTCGTGCCACTGCACCTGCTGGTGGCCGGCGCACCACTGCGCACCTGGTGGCACGACGTGCAATCCCTCCCCCGATTCACGAAGAACCCCGCATGA
- a CDS encoding 50S ribosomal protein L1: protein MRTHGKQFNNAAKKRDIASAYQMRQALELVKSSAFAKFDETVEVAVRLGVDPRHADQVVRGTVVLPAGTGKTVRVLVIAVGEKAREAQEAGADFVGVENLQKIKDGWLDFDVMIATPDQMGQVGQLGRVLGPRGLMPNPKAGTVTMNVGQAVRESKAGKIEFRVDKGGNVHAAIGKVSFGIEALETNFTAFMDQIVRSKPAAAKGVYVRNVSVSSTMGPGVRVDTTPYRG, encoded by the coding sequence ATGCGCACTCACGGCAAGCAGTTCAACAATGCGGCAAAGAAGCGTGACATCGCCTCGGCGTACCAGATGCGCCAGGCGCTCGAGCTCGTGAAGAGCTCCGCCTTTGCCAAGTTCGACGAAACGGTCGAAGTCGCCGTCCGCCTGGGCGTCGATCCGCGCCACGCCGATCAGGTCGTGCGTGGAACGGTCGTGCTCCCGGCTGGCACCGGCAAGACGGTGCGCGTCCTCGTGATCGCCGTCGGTGAAAAGGCCCGCGAGGCGCAGGAAGCCGGCGCTGACTTCGTCGGTGTCGAGAACCTCCAGAAGATCAAGGACGGCTGGCTCGACTTCGACGTCATGATCGCCACCCCCGACCAGATGGGCCAGGTCGGCCAGCTGGGGCGCGTGCTCGGCCCCCGTGGCCTCATGCCGAACCCCAAGGCCGGCACCGTCACCATGAACGTCGGTCAGGCCGTGCGTGAGTCCAAGGCCGGCAAGATCGAGTTCCGCGTCGACAAGGGCGGCAACGTCCATGCGGCGATCGGCAAGGTGTCGTTTGGCATCGAGGCGCTCGAGACCAACTTCACCGCCTTCATGGACCAGATCGTCCGGTCCAAGCCCGCCGCCGCGAAGGGCGTGTACGTCCGGAACGTCTCGGTCTCCAGCACCATGGGCCCTGGCGTGCGTGTCGACACCACTCCGTACCGGGGTTAA
- a CDS encoding glycosyltransferase family 4 protein, which yields MRIVVTSPNWTLNGVNAFNATLVRGLRARGHDVTLLLTGSMWRDDKPLPIPDDLAVSHLALPSVATWPARWTALQRSLEAAAPCLYLPNHDIAHSGISPALSSRVGILGIAHSDDPQHYDHARRLAPWWNGVVGVSETIVRALGAMDEVRATPVTHIPYGVAVSARSDVASRARQRSAPGEPLRIVYAGRLEDRQKRVSDLIAIASALRARAVSFELTIAGDGPARGHLATAVREARLEDVVRLVGTVPMDQMAELYRAHQVFLLPSAFEGLPLALLESMGQGCVPLVSDIASGVPELVRDGEIGYRVAVGDVDAFAERLALLSREADLCAEMSSRARDAVARGPYGIDEMVDRYERLLGDIWSEVTSGRYARRAADIVPPPGLDWRAQLRAPLAALRDRPRGSA from the coding sequence GTGCGCATCGTCGTCACCTCGCCCAACTGGACGCTCAACGGCGTCAACGCATTCAACGCCACGCTCGTGCGCGGGCTGCGAGCGCGCGGACATGACGTGACGTTGCTCCTGACGGGGTCGATGTGGCGCGATGACAAGCCCCTCCCCATCCCCGACGACCTCGCGGTGTCGCACCTCGCGCTGCCGTCCGTCGCCACATGGCCCGCCCGATGGACTGCGTTGCAGCGCTCCCTCGAGGCGGCGGCCCCATGCCTCTACCTGCCCAACCACGACATCGCACACTCCGGCATCTCGCCGGCGTTGTCGTCGCGCGTCGGGATCCTGGGCATCGCACATAGCGACGATCCGCAGCACTACGACCACGCGCGGCGTCTCGCGCCGTGGTGGAACGGCGTCGTCGGGGTGAGCGAGACGATCGTGCGCGCGCTGGGCGCGATGGATGAGGTACGGGCAACTCCGGTGACGCACATACCGTACGGCGTCGCCGTCTCCGCCCGCTCAGATGTCGCCAGTCGCGCGCGCCAACGCTCGGCTCCGGGGGAACCGCTCCGCATCGTCTACGCCGGACGACTCGAGGACCGACAGAAGCGCGTCTCGGATCTCATCGCCATCGCGAGCGCGCTGCGGGCGCGCGCGGTGTCTTTCGAGCTGACGATCGCGGGCGACGGTCCAGCGCGCGGGCATCTGGCGACGGCGGTGCGCGAGGCACGGCTTGAAGATGTCGTGCGTCTGGTCGGCACGGTCCCCATGGACCAGATGGCCGAACTGTATCGTGCGCACCAGGTCTTCCTTCTGCCGTCGGCCTTCGAGGGACTTCCGCTCGCCTTGCTCGAATCGATGGGGCAGGGATGCGTCCCCCTCGTCAGCGACATCGCCAGCGGCGTGCCCGAGCTGGTGCGTGACGGCGAGATCGGCTATCGAGTCGCCGTCGGCGACGTGGACGCGTTCGCCGAGCGGCTGGCCCTTCTGTCGCGCGAGGCCGACCTGTGTGCGGAGATGTCGAGCCGCGCGCGGGATGCGGTCGCACGCGGACCGTACGGCATCGACGAGATGGTGGACCGCTACGAACGCCTGCTCGGCGACATCTGGTCGGAGGTGACGAGCGGTCGATATGCACGCCGCGCCGCCGACATCGTCCCCCCGCCCGGGCTCGACTGGCGCGCGCAATTGCGCGCGCCGCTGGCCGCACTGCGCGATCGTCCGCGCGGGAGCGCCTGA
- the rpmG gene encoding 50S ribosomal protein L33, whose amino-acid sequence MPRDKIILACGECKNRNYFTTKNKRTHPERVEWKKYCPRCNKHQTHKETK is encoded by the coding sequence ATGCCCCGCGACAAGATCATTCTCGCCTGCGGCGAGTGTAAGAACCGCAACTACTTCACCACGAAGAACAAGCGCACGCATCCTGAGCGCGTCGAGTGGAAGAAGTACTGCCCGCGCTGCAACAAGCATCAGACGCACAAGGAAACGAAGTAG
- a CDS encoding sulfotransferase: MTRTRVLLHIGFHKAGSSWLEQWLARHPQVRFTAGTFAGLRTPMDICREAARGDRDVRWLAMSEENWTGGLVFPEGYFYLLLRHQGFHKRPPAIREHQARLADELVAMYPGARVLMITRGFAGALRSVYSQVVRIGGDLSFHDFLQEYELQIAAWLNYDHVVATYRARFGAENVTVLPFEALAAGEASFIRILEEELALDHEDMAIGRVLPSLSPALLKGYSTLSRRMLAPVARHLRNYRAMQMYLAYAGLVVDKPWANAIVGTLFGRGADPSALTVPDEYLERFRGTAASLAVLPRYAPYRAAYLLDDAAP; this comes from the coding sequence ATGACCCGCACTCGCGTCCTCCTGCACATCGGCTTCCACAAGGCCGGCTCCTCGTGGCTGGAGCAATGGCTCGCCCGACATCCGCAGGTCAGGTTTACGGCCGGGACCTTCGCCGGGCTGCGCACGCCGATGGACATCTGCCGCGAGGCTGCGCGCGGCGACCGCGACGTCCGCTGGCTCGCGATGAGCGAGGAGAACTGGACCGGGGGGCTCGTCTTTCCCGAGGGCTACTTCTACCTCCTGCTGCGCCACCAGGGCTTCCACAAGCGCCCCCCCGCCATTCGCGAACACCAGGCGCGTCTGGCCGACGAACTCGTGGCGATGTACCCGGGCGCACGCGTCCTGATGATCACGCGCGGGTTCGCCGGGGCGCTGCGCTCCGTGTACTCGCAAGTCGTGCGAATCGGTGGCGACCTGTCCTTCCACGACTTCCTGCAGGAGTACGAGCTGCAGATCGCCGCCTGGCTCAACTACGATCACGTCGTCGCAACGTACCGCGCCCGCTTCGGTGCCGAGAACGTCACCGTGCTCCCGTTCGAGGCACTGGCCGCTGGCGAAGCGTCTTTCATCCGCATCCTCGAGGAAGAGCTCGCGCTGGACCACGAGGACATGGCCATCGGCCGCGTGCTTCCGTCGCTGTCGCCGGCGTTGCTCAAGGGCTACTCGACGCTCTCCCGTCGCATGCTCGCGCCCGTCGCCCGCCACTTGCGGAATTATCGTGCGATGCAGATGTACTTGGCCTATGCCGGCCTGGTGGTCGACAAACCATGGGCCAACGCGATCGTGGGCACACTGTTCGGTCGTGGTGCCGATCCCTCCGCGCTCACCGTGCCTGACGAGTACCTGGAGCGCTTTCGCGGAACCGCCGCCTCGCTCGCCGTGCTGCCACGATACGCGCCCTATCGCGCCGCGTACCTCCTCGACGACGCCGCCCCGTGA
- the secE gene encoding preprotein translocase subunit SecE gives MTTQAASASWMQRLVAFYHDVMAEMKKVTWPDVPQVRQLAIGVIILSLFIGGLIALMDVILQQVLVRWIPSFFGG, from the coding sequence GTGACTACCCAAGCCGCCAGTGCGAGCTGGATGCAGCGTCTCGTCGCGTTCTATCACGACGTGATGGCCGAGATGAAGAAGGTGACGTGGCCCGATGTCCCGCAGGTGCGCCAGCTGGCCATCGGGGTCATCATCCTGTCGCTGTTCATCGGTGGGCTCATCGCGCTCATGGATGTCATCCTGCAGCAGGTGCTCGTGCGCTGGATTCCGTCGTTCTTCGGGGGCTAA
- a CDS encoding cysteine--tRNA ligase: MPEFRLYNTLSRTVQPFVPADGETVRFYSCGPTVYDPAHIGNFRTFLFNDLLRRALRLEGWKVAQVQNLTDVDDKIIRRAESTGKTIIEVTEPITEIFHKDRRYLRIEDAEEYPKATTHIPEMIALVETLLEKGVAYKAEDGSIYFAIDRFPGYGKLSRLDAREVKSGARVAQDDYTKENAQDFALWKAAKPEDEATGAAWDAPFGRGRPGWHLECSAMAMKYLGETLDIHCGGIDLVFPHHEDEIAQSEAATGQIFSRFWCHGEFLQIDGTKMSKRLGNITTVKDLRERGVSAAALRHFIYSTHYRKQMNLSGTGLEASLEAVRRVGEFAHRLETARGGTPELAVAAREGEQAFRTALREDLNAPEAVAALFTFLQKANAELDRKGGDASSLAEARRVFALMDSVLDVQPRAQRVVVGPDRVEPDPASLPDLEPPELEQVRWAVGRLRDRLAARAQRDFAASDAIRAEVEERGFVVKDTPGGTQLERWR; encoded by the coding sequence ATGCCCGAGTTCCGCCTGTACAACACGTTGTCGCGCACCGTGCAACCGTTCGTTCCCGCCGACGGCGAAACGGTGCGGTTCTACTCGTGCGGCCCCACGGTCTACGACCCGGCGCACATCGGGAACTTCCGCACCTTCCTGTTCAACGACCTCCTGCGACGCGCCTTGCGCCTCGAAGGGTGGAAGGTCGCGCAGGTGCAGAACCTCACCGACGTCGACGACAAGATCATTCGACGGGCGGAGTCGACCGGAAAGACGATCATCGAAGTCACGGAACCGATCACCGAGATCTTCCACAAGGACCGCCGCTACCTGCGCATCGAGGATGCCGAGGAGTATCCCAAGGCGACGACCCACATCCCGGAGATGATCGCGCTGGTCGAGACGCTCCTGGAGAAGGGGGTCGCCTACAAGGCCGAAGATGGCTCGATCTACTTCGCCATCGATCGCTTCCCGGGGTACGGCAAGCTCTCGCGCCTCGATGCTCGCGAAGTGAAGAGCGGCGCGCGCGTGGCGCAGGACGACTATACGAAGGAGAACGCCCAGGACTTTGCCCTGTGGAAGGCCGCCAAGCCCGAAGACGAGGCGACCGGCGCCGCCTGGGACGCCCCCTTCGGCCGCGGGCGTCCCGGCTGGCACCTCGAGTGCTCGGCCATGGCCATGAAGTACCTGGGCGAGACGCTCGATATCCATTGCGGCGGAATCGACCTGGTTTTCCCGCATCACGAGGATGAGATCGCCCAGTCCGAAGCGGCGACCGGGCAGATCTTCTCCCGCTTCTGGTGCCACGGGGAGTTCCTGCAGATCGATGGGACGAAGATGTCCAAGCGGCTGGGGAACATCACGACGGTCAAGGACCTCCGCGAGCGTGGCGTCTCGGCCGCCGCGCTGCGGCACTTCATCTATTCGACCCACTATAGAAAGCAGATGAACCTGTCCGGGACCGGTCTCGAGGCGTCGCTCGAGGCGGTGCGCCGGGTGGGGGAGTTCGCGCATCGACTGGAGACGGCGCGCGGGGGGACGCCCGAACTGGCGGTGGCGGCCCGAGAGGGGGAGCAAGCGTTCCGAACAGCGCTCCGCGAGGATCTGAACGCCCCGGAAGCGGTGGCGGCGCTGTTCACGTTCCTGCAGAAGGCGAATGCCGAGCTCGACCGAAAGGGGGGCGACGCGAGCAGTCTGGCCGAGGCGCGACGGGTTTTCGCGCTGATGGATTCCGTGCTCGACGTCCAGCCCCGGGCGCAGCGGGTGGTGGTGGGGCCAGATCGGGTGGAGCCGGATCCGGCGTCGCTCCCCGATCTGGAGCCGCCCGAGCTGGAGCAGGTCCGATGGGCGGTTGGCCGACTGCGCGACCGGCTGGCCGCCCGCGCCCAGCGCGATTTCGCCGCCTCTGACGCGATTCGGGCCGAGGTGGAGGAGCGGGGGTTTGTCGTGAAAGACACCCCCGGCGGCACCCAGTTGGAGCGATGGCGGTAG
- the rplK gene encoding 50S ribosomal protein L11, translating to MAKKVSGFVKLQIPAGRANPAPPVGTALGPQGINIMMFCKEFNARTQDRDGLILPVEITIYSDKSFTFILKTPPAAILIKKELGLEKGSGQPNRVKVGTISKAQVKKIAEVKMPDLNCDSIESAMSMVAGAARSMGVEVKD from the coding sequence ATGGCAAAGAAGGTCAGCGGGTTCGTCAAGCTCCAGATCCCCGCGGGGCGCGCGAATCCGGCTCCTCCGGTGGGTACGGCTCTCGGCCCCCAGGGGATCAACATCATGATGTTCTGCAAAGAGTTCAACGCTCGGACGCAGGACCGTGACGGCTTGATCCTCCCTGTCGAGATCACGATCTACTCGGACAAGTCGTTCACCTTCATCCTCAAGACGCCGCCCGCGGCCATCTTGATCAAGAAGGAGCTCGGACTGGAGAAGGGGTCGGGTCAGCCCAACCGCGTGAAGGTCGGGACGATCAGCAAGGCGCAGGTCAAGAAGATCGCCGAAGTGAAGATGCCGGACCTTAACTGCGACTCGATCGAGTCCGCGATGTCGATGGTGGCAGGCGCGGCGCGCTCGATGGGTGTCGAGGTCAAGGACTGA
- a CDS encoding glycosyltransferase, producing the protein MRVHAFARRFPSLSQTFVLNQCTGLLDLGAELTVFADGADTTGLSHPDLVASDITSRVRHYGIPEPWSRRPLPALQLMTAASPLSVRQRFALLAPWRGGREAASGRLLFEGATVARERAPDILHAHFGPVGAMVDALRDAGVVAAPLVTTFYGYDVSRTPASRYRRLFRNGDAFLVLSEAMRARLLAMGAPSERVYIHRLGVDLARFAPAAGTRPDVRGQLHLLSIARLVPKKGIADALRAVARARASVPTIRYTIVGDGPLRAELERLATSLGVADVVRFAGWMAQQDVLAVARTAHAVLAPSVTAPDGDAEGTPVAILEAQALALPVVATRHAGIPEVVVDGESALLVDEHDVEALASAIVTLADPQVAERMGAAGRALVERQHDIRRLNRELLARFESLARR; encoded by the coding sequence ATGCGCGTCCACGCCTTCGCCCGTCGCTTTCCCAGTCTCTCCCAGACGTTTGTCCTCAATCAGTGTACCGGACTGCTCGATCTCGGTGCGGAGCTGACCGTCTTCGCCGATGGGGCCGACACCACCGGATTGTCGCACCCCGATCTCGTGGCCAGCGACATCACGAGTCGGGTTCGCCACTACGGCATCCCTGAGCCGTGGAGCCGCCGGCCGCTCCCCGCGTTGCAGCTGATGACCGCCGCGTCGCCGTTGTCCGTGCGTCAGCGTTTCGCGTTGCTCGCTCCGTGGCGTGGCGGCCGTGAGGCGGCGTCCGGCCGCCTCCTGTTCGAGGGCGCAACGGTCGCGCGTGAACGAGCGCCCGATATCCTGCACGCGCACTTTGGCCCGGTCGGTGCCATGGTCGACGCGCTGCGCGACGCGGGCGTGGTCGCCGCGCCCCTCGTTACCACGTTCTACGGCTACGACGTCTCGCGAACCCCGGCGTCGCGCTATCGGAGGCTCTTTCGCAACGGCGACGCGTTCCTGGTGTTGAGCGAGGCCATGCGGGCGCGCCTGCTCGCCATGGGGGCGCCGTCCGAGCGTGTGTACATCCACCGACTGGGCGTCGACCTCGCGCGCTTTGCCCCGGCGGCCGGTACCCGGCCCGACGTGCGTGGCCAGCTGCACCTGCTGTCGATCGCTCGCCTGGTGCCCAAGAAGGGAATCGCGGATGCGCTCCGTGCCGTCGCGCGCGCACGCGCGAGCGTGCCAACGATCCGCTACACCATCGTTGGCGATGGTCCACTGCGCGCAGAGCTGGAACGGCTCGCCACGTCGTTAGGTGTCGCCGACGTGGTGCGCTTTGCCGGGTGGATGGCGCAGCAGGATGTGCTGGCGGTCGCGCGGACCGCCCACGCCGTGCTCGCCCCGAGCGTCACCGCGCCCGACGGTGATGCGGAGGGGACTCCCGTCGCGATTCTCGAGGCCCAGGCGCTCGCCCTTCCCGTCGTCGCCACTCGGCATGCTGGGATTCCCGAAGTCGTGGTGGATGGCGAGAGCGCCCTGCTCGTGGATGAACACGATGTCGAGGCGCTCGCGTCGGCCATCGTCACGCTCGCCGATCCGCAGGTGGCCGAGCGCATGGGCGCGGCTGGACGCGCGCTGGTCGAGCGGCAGCACGACATCCGACGACTCAATCGGGAGCTGCTCGCGCGCTTCGAGTCGTTGGCACGACGCTGA